A region of Channa argus isolate prfri chromosome 8, Channa argus male v1.0, whole genome shotgun sequence DNA encodes the following proteins:
- the lepr gene encoding leptin receptor: protein MVRSTMLTVLMQIFLVSHGARGLEPGREASLQASVLDLPWQDRLCCDSPSSHLTVVGGSAHPPETNRSESNLPHHLSCNFRSSTTESHPLQPSGGTCLDILCRIDENWENLTCDLQTQPSGKLDTDRMAVSLQRLLSLKDDSQVDDESTASENPVVCEALDSFMCSVVLDTARSFVATVTVSISNAVAPPVLLRIPARPEKPGPPVNLSHVQTIEAELILQWDNPSDFDAGPLRYQVRYASNSTHPAWQMASASVDPRLSLDLKPSLNYTIQVRCSGLDDPPLWSDWSKPYHIYLNTISYIPQNVVARVGENITVYCVFNDHSVNASTATWMLNLHEQLPRSQYHPVNQWVSKITLRPSERQMYALLQCTQKWTIPYSEIYVEGASIDIKCETNGDIDAMDCSWKNTKWPKPLFQSKWADLPCDVMEERERAGEKVGEMGPACRSTQESCTIQPLRMNCYKLWLELPLPLGHVRSRPIYLSPIDYVKPHSPTNVKAESLRSGVLMVSWEPPSLPVEGLQCQFRYHSPSTARAQPEWKVQSPVRVPWAKVVVPDMCRVYVVQTRCMHVNGTGYWSDWSDSVYATPQNSRAPERGPDFWRIVQDDPSRNQTNVTLLFEQIPISGHSYCVDGFVVQHQASNGAVMRELIEVVSSYSFDWNQELQTVTVEAYNSLGSSTNNINMTLESHPKRRCVQSFRVLVINSTCVSLSWSLLDNSSAPLFMVVQWLAQRQRDSDLHKGQNGETWTRLSYTDHPVYLRGDFFASEEYGFYLYPVFADGEGEPMYTTATRQEPTVNVMLMIISFLSVILFVTLVLSQKQIRRLLWNDVPNPNNCSWAKGLDFKKADTFDHLFQSAEGLQAWPLLPPSENISKVYVVEKAELSGLTSDLIQTPLVSLSPDVADSHPLGFDSKGEQTQFMDREMLQGEVPSLALNLDALMMDELQSNDSPEDQPQGDTFTSAQSSVTYATVLHSHPKQEQQHLRLHYKDGCGSSSIDEGNFSANNSEISGSFPGGLWELDSCRGGEMEDPRRSCSYNSVEELSKTSEQGDEGDMKEGKDFLEMDHPAKEEENKEEQDKEQSKEETKMFKNVVLNIESCSVELQPLLSPKEPTKPLSASTCGFSELYLPQFRTLPCTSQLQDSQV, encoded by the exons AT GGTTCGGTCTACAATGTTGACGGTGCTGATGCAAATTTTCCTGGTGTCCCATG GTGCTCGGGGTTTGGAGCCCGGGAGGGAAGCCTCTCTCCAGGCAAGTGTCCTGGACCTCCCATGGCAGGATAGGTTGTGCTGTGACTCACCTTCAAGCCATCTCACTGTGGTCGGAGGCAGCGCACATCCCCCGGAGACAAACCGCTCAGAATCAAACCTCCCACATCATCTCAGCTGCAACTTCAGGAGCTCGACAACTGAATCACATCCTCTTCAGCCCTCTGGCG GCACCTGTTTGGACATACTCTGCAGAATTGATGAAAACTGGGAAAATTTAACTTGTGACCTTCAAACTCAACCATCAGGCAAGCTGGATACTGATCGCATGGCAGTCAGCCTACAGCGTCTGTT atctctgaAAGATGACTCACAGGTAGATGATGAGAGCACCGCATCTGAGAATCCTGTTGTCTGTGAAGCGCTGGATTCTTTCATGTGTTCAGTCGTACTTGACACTGCGAGAAGCTTCGTTGCCACGGTGACGGTCAGCATTTCCAACGCTGTTGCGCCACCAGTTTTACTCCGAATTCCTGCCCGACCTG agaaaCCGGGTCCTCCAGTTAATCTTTCCCATGTTCAGACTATCGAGGCAGAACTGATTTTACAGTGGGACAATCCATCCGATTTTGATGCTGGTCCACTGAGGTACCAGGTCCGATACGCCTCTAACAGCACCCATCCAGCCTGGCAG ATGGCGTCTGCATCCGTAGACCCAAGACTGTCTCTGGACCTAAAGCCCAGCTTGAACTACACCATCCAAGTTCGCTGCTCCGGCCTGGACGATCCTCCACTGTGGAGCGACTGGAGTAAACCTTACCACATCTACCTCAACA CGATCAGCTACATCCCCCAGAACGTGGTGGCACGGGTGGGGGAGAACATTACAGTGTACTGTGTGTTCAATGACCACAGCGTCAACGCCAGCACGGCCACGTGGATGCTGAACCTCCATGAGCAGCTTCCTCGCAGCCAGTACCACCCAGTCAACCAGtgg GTGAGCAAGATCACACTGCGTCCTTCAGAGAGGCAGATGTACGCCTTACTGCAGTGTACTCAGAAATGGACCATCCCTTACAGCGAGATCTATGTGGAGG GGGCTTCCATTGatataaaatgtgaaaccaACGGTGACATCGATGCTATGGACTGCAGCTGGAAAAACACGAAGTGGCCCAAACCGTTATTCCAATCCAA GTGGGCTGACCTGCCATGTGATGTgatggaggagagggagagagcggGTGAAAAAGTCGGGGAGATGGGGCCTGCTTGCCGATCCACGCAGGAAAGCTGCACCATCCAGCCTCTCAGGATGAACTGCTACAAGCTATGGTTGGAGTTGCCATTACCGCTGGGCCATGTCAGGTCCAGGCCCATCTACCTGTCACCTATAGATTATG TGAAACCCCACTCACCCACTAATGTGAAGGCAGAGAGTCTGAGAAGTGGGGTTCTGATGGTTTCTTGGGAACCCCCGTCTCTGCCGGTTGAGGGGCTCCAATGTCAATTTCGGTACCACTCACCGTCGACCGCAAGAGCCCAGCCGGAGTGGAAG GTCCAGAGTCCAGTGCGAGTGCCGTGGGCGAAGGTTGTGGTGCCTGACATGTGCCGTGTGTATGTGGTGCAAACACGCTGCATGCACGTCAATGGCACCGGCTACTGGAGCGACTGGAGTGACTCAGTCTACGCCACACCACAAAACAGCCGAG CTCCTGAGCGTGGCCCTGATTTCTGGAGGATTGTTCAAGATGATCCATCGAGAAACCAAACTAATGTCACTCTGCTGTTTGAG caaaTCCCAATATCAGGACACTCCTACTGTGTGGATGGATTTGTAGTTCAGCACCAGGCCTCCAATGGTGCTGTGATGAGGGAGCTGATCGAGGTGGTGTCCTCCTACAGCTTTGACTGGAACCAGGAGCTCCAAACTGTGACTGTGGAGGCTTACAATAGTCTGGGAAGCTCCACTAACAACATCAACATGACGCTGGAGAGTCACCCCAAGC GTCGCTGTGTGCAGTCGTTCCGTGTGTTGGTTATCAACAGtacctgtgtgtctctgtcctggAGCCTGCTGGACAACAGTTCTGCACCTCTGTTCATGGTGGTCCAGTGGTTGGCACAGAGGCAGCGGGACTCTGATCTGCATAAAGGCCAGAATGGAGAAACATGGACCAGACTGTCGTACACCGACCATCCTGTCTATCTAAGAG GTGATTTTTTTGCCTCTGAGGAATATGGCTTCTATTTGTACCCTGTCTTTGCTGATGGAGAAGGGGAGCCCATGTACACCACGG CCACTAGACAAGAACCAACAGTCAACGTGATGCTGATGATCATCTCTTTCCTGTCAGTCATCCTGTTTGTCACACTGGTCCTCTCCCAAAAACA GATAAGACGGCTTCTGTGGAATGATGTTCCCAACCCAAACAATTGTTCCTGGGCTAAAGGACTGGACTTCAAGAAG GCCGATACCTTTGACCACCTGTTCCAATCCGCAGAAGGCCTGCAAGCTTGGCCACTGCTGCCACCCTCTGAAAACATCTCCAAAGTTTACGTAGTGGAAAAAGCTGAACTCTCAGGTTTAACTTCAGATTTGATCCAAACCCCACTTGTGTCCCTGAGCCCTGACGTAGCTGATTCCCATCCTCTGGGGTTTGACTCAAAGGGCGAACAAACTCAGTTCATGGACAGGGAGATGCTCCAAGGTGAAGTTCCTTCTTTGGCGCTTAACCTGGATGCTTTGATGATGGACGAGTTACAGTCAAATGATTCCCCAGAAGACCAGCCACAAGGTGACACGTTCACCTCTGCCCAGTCTTCAGTCACATATGCCACCGTGCTGCACTCTCATCCAAAGCAGGAACAGCAGCACCTTCGCCTCCACTACAAGGACGGCTGTGGCAGCAGCTCCATTGATGAAGGGAATTTTTCTGCCAACAACTCTGAGATTTCTGGGTCTTTTCCTGGTGGCCTCTGGGAGCTGGACAGCTGTCGAGGTGGGGAAATGGAGGACCCGCGACGCTCCTGCTCCTACAACTCTGTGGAGGAGCTCTCCAAAACATCAGAGCAAGGAGATGAAGGGGACATGAAAGAAGGGAAGGACTTTTTAGAAATGGACCATCCagcaaaggaggaggagaacaaaGAGGAGCAGGACAAGGAGCAGAGTAAAGAggagacaaaaatgtttaaaaatgtagttttaaacaTAGAAAGCTGCTCTGTGGAGTTACAACCTTTGCTCAGCCCTAAGGAGCCCACAAAGCCACTGTCAGCGTCAACTTGTGGCTTTTCCGAACTGTACCTGCCTCAGTTCAGAACTCTTCCATGTACAAGCCAACTACAAGATAGCCAAGTCTAG